A single region of the Nicotiana sylvestris chromosome 6, ASM39365v2, whole genome shotgun sequence genome encodes:
- the LOC138870576 gene encoding uncharacterized protein — translation MEPDAYIRDILRQVPEQQDELKKDMKRMRATITRMKANMEKLNEESEYQKEENFEKEEILSQTWLVEQAERLEIYEAQREEITDGIRDLIEGRAELGQEIEKFGIVIHDLGAKLIAKVDASNAQQNNNDLCEAEKKVIRQIKELKVESQSFEHVFVDGAHVEKVTLEPCEEADNVIFEDPSACKNEDVNSNTILELRRIDPHSIHFSTLCLDDDMEIESSEPLEEQMNEEQGAYILEFIVSKSQNYIPHLKAKKCKTRYWLLGPIKFASPPKEHNRKLEAKLESQFISSRWRQKVVHVVPRR, via the coding sequence ATGGAACCTGATGCATATATTAGAGATATTTTGAGGCAAGTACCAGAACAACAGGATGAACtcaaaaaagatatgaaaagGATGAGGGCAACAATCACAAGAATGAAGGCCAATATGGAAAAATTAAATGAAGAGAGTGAGTACCAGAaagaggaaaattttgaaaaggagGAGATTTTGAGTCAAACTTGGCTGGTAGAACAAGCTGAAAGATTGGAAATATATGAGGCTCAACGTGAGGAAATTACAGATGGGATTAGAGACTTAATAGAAGGAAGAGCTGAACTGGGACAAGAAATCGAAAAATTTGGCATTGTTATTCACGACTTGGGAGCTAAATTGATTGCAAAGGTTGATGCGTCTAACGCCCAACAAAATAATAATGACTTGTGTGAAGCTGAAAAGAAGGTTATACGCCAAATTAAGGAGCTAAAAGTGGAGAGCCAATCATTCGAGCATGTTTTTGTTGATGGTGCCCATGTTGAGAAAGTTACACTAGAGCCATGCGAGGAAGCGGATAATGTTATATTTGAAGATCCGAGTGCATGTAAAAATGAGGATGTAAATAGTAACACAATTCTAGAATTAAGGCGTATTGATCCTCATTCCatacatttttcaacattgtgtttaGATGACGACATGGAAATCGAGTCATCTGAGCCTTTGGAGGAGCAAATGAACGAGGAACagggtgcctatattcttgaatttattgtttcaaaaagtcaaaattacattcctcatctaaaggccaagaagtgtaAAACGCGTTATTGGTTGCTTGGCCCAATTAAATTTGCTTCACCGCCTAAGGAGCATAACAGAAAGCTTGAAGCCAAATTAGAGTCTCAATTtataagctcgaggtggaggcaaaaagtggttcacgttgtgccgcgacgttaa